The following are encoded in a window of Methanobrevibacter ruminantium M1 genomic DNA:
- a CDS encoding GTP--adenosylcobinamide-phosphate guanylyltransferase CobY, with the protein MIIALVMAGGKGLRLKSNIEKPLFPINDKPLMDYVLDNLKKSKYIEKTVVAVSPNGENTKSYLKDDLNFSDFHDDFYNSTKTDFYLDTKGIGFVEDLSEILTCFENHSKDDILLFINADLPLVDENIIDYIIEYYLDHDKPALSTLVPVEIFEEYGIPYTYDFNGKVPAGINILRSENVVQEEEVLIIPRYELVFNINTIETSILASKFL; encoded by the coding sequence ATGATTATAGCTTTGGTAATGGCTGGTGGAAAGGGTCTTAGACTAAAATCAAATATAGAAAAGCCTCTTTTTCCAATCAATGACAAACCCTTAATGGATTATGTCTTGGATAATTTAAAAAAGTCCAAATACATAGAAAAGACAGTTGTTGCCGTAAGCCCAAATGGGGAAAACACCAAATCCTATTTAAAAGATGATTTGAATTTTTCTGATTTCCATGATGATTTTTACAATAGCACAAAAACCGATTTTTATTTAGACACCAAAGGAATAGGTTTTGTCGAAGATCTCTCTGAAATCCTCACTTGTTTTGAAAATCATTCAAAAGATGACATCTTACTTTTCATAAATGCAGACCTTCCTTTAGTGGATGAAAATATAATTGACTACATCATTGAATACTATCTAGACCATGACAAGCCTGCATTATCCACATTGGTGCCAGTAGAAATATTTGAAGAATATGGCATTCCTTATACCTATGATTTTAATGGAAAAGTCCCTGCAGGAATCAACATACTTAGGAGTGAAAATGTCGTTCAAGAGGAGGAAGTTTTAATTATTCCAAGGTATGAGTTAGTTTTTAATATAAATACTATCGAGACATCTATATTAGCCAGTAAATTTTTATGA
- a CDS encoding ABC transporter ATP-binding protein: MLLEVKDLVVEVEGKRVLNGVNLAIREGETHVLLGPNGAGKSTLFLTILGFPKYEVVEGSIIFNGEDITGLSTTERVQKGLGVSFQNPPAIRGVSVRDLLKFESKQDPDEDLNPRMQELAKKLKFSDEFLDRDVNRGFSGGEVKRSEILQLLAQEPLFTMFDEPDSGVDIENVELLAGELNVLLDKDKKPGQRKRAGLLITHLGYILNFVKADKAHVLMHGIIACSGDPDEILEDIRKEGFKGCVGCAECGK, from the coding sequence ATGTTGCTTGAAGTAAAAGATTTAGTTGTTGAAGTTGAAGGCAAACGCGTTTTAAATGGCGTAAACCTTGCTATAAGAGAAGGAGAGACTCATGTGCTCTTAGGCCCTAATGGTGCCGGCAAAAGTACATTATTCTTAACTATTTTGGGATTTCCTAAATATGAAGTTGTTGAAGGGTCCATTATCTTCAATGGAGAGGATATCACTGGTTTAAGTACTACCGAACGTGTTCAAAAAGGTCTTGGAGTAAGTTTCCAAAACCCTCCTGCAATTCGTGGGGTAAGCGTTAGGGACTTGCTTAAGTTCGAATCCAAGCAAGATCCAGATGAAGACTTGAATCCAAGGATGCAAGAGCTTGCAAAGAAATTAAAGTTCAGCGATGAGTTTTTAGACCGTGATGTTAACAGAGGATTCTCCGGAGGAGAGGTTAAAAGGTCTGAGATTCTTCAATTGCTTGCTCAAGAGCCGCTATTTACAATGTTCGACGAGCCAGACTCTGGTGTTGACATTGAGAATGTTGAGCTTTTGGCTGGAGAGTTGAATGTATTATTGGATAAGGATAAAAAGCCTGGCCAAAGAAAAAGAGCAGGGCTTCTTATCACTCACTTAGGTTATATTTTAAACTTCGTTAAAGCGGACAAGGCACATGTGTTGATGCATGGTATAATTGCCTGTTCCGGTGACCCTGATGAAATTTTAGAAGATATTAGAAAAGAAGGATTTAAAGGATGTGTTGGCTGTGCGGAATGTGGCAAATGA
- a CDS encoding SufB/SufD family protein, giving the protein MLAVRNVANDALRAKDKKAALGTDIVIENFSKEEVNAFDVLDDIDDVDKKTKRTLLKVGVDTESEERAGSFLQMDQSNVFSSSISNSVEVMNTGIALEKYSWLKDYMWNAVKPDADKYTAQTALREVEEESYSGYFVRSLPGTKEVFPVQACMFIADQDVMQTAHNIIIAEENSELHLITGCATGEDVSSALHVGVSEMYLKPGSKITFTMVHNWAEQVEVRPRTAILQAENTTYINNYILTSPVNSIQSYPTTHCNGENARALFQSIQSGTKDSIIDVGSRALLNAPNTSAEIISRAVANDESSIYSRGHLAGNVPNVKGHLECHGLVLDDGSSIYAVPELEANAANLEMSHEAAVGQIDEEEIYYLTSRGLTEEEAASMIVRGFLSMDITGLPDELAAETQRMIDMSLDGM; this is encoded by the coding sequence GTGTTGGCTGTGCGGAATGTGGCAAATGATGCTTTAAGGGCAAAGGATAAAAAGGCAGCTTTAGGTACTGATATAGTTATTGAAAACTTCTCTAAAGAGGAAGTAAATGCTTTTGATGTCCTTGATGATATTGATGACGTTGACAAAAAGACCAAAAGGACATTATTGAAAGTTGGTGTTGATACAGAGTCTGAAGAAAGGGCAGGGTCATTCCTCCAGATGGATCAGTCCAATGTATTCTCCAGTTCCATTTCCAATTCTGTAGAGGTCATGAACACTGGAATTGCACTTGAAAAGTATTCCTGGCTAAAGGATTACATGTGGAATGCTGTAAAGCCTGATGCAGACAAATACACTGCTCAGACTGCACTTCGTGAAGTGGAGGAAGAGTCATATAGCGGATACTTTGTAAGGTCACTTCCTGGAACCAAAGAGGTTTTCCCAGTTCAGGCATGTATGTTTATTGCAGATCAGGATGTTATGCAAACTGCTCATAACATTATTATTGCAGAGGAGAACTCTGAGCTTCACCTTATCACAGGCTGTGCAACAGGGGAAGACGTTTCATCAGCTCTCCACGTTGGAGTATCTGAGATGTATCTTAAGCCAGGTTCTAAAATAACCTTTACAATGGTTCACAATTGGGCTGAACAGGTTGAAGTACGTCCTAGGACTGCTATTCTTCAAGCGGAGAATACCACTTATATTAATAATTACATTTTGACAAGCCCTGTCAATTCAATTCAATCCTATCCTACCACCCATTGTAATGGAGAGAATGCAAGGGCATTGTTCCAGAGTATTCAAAGCGGAACAAAAGATTCAATCATTGATGTAGGTTCAAGGGCTCTTTTAAATGCTCCTAACACCAGCGCTGAGATTATTTCCCGTGCTGTAGCAAATGACGAATCAAGCATCTATTCAAGAGGTCACTTGGCTGGAAACGTTCCTAATGTAAAGGGACACCTTGAATGTCATGGATTGGTATTGGATGATGGCTCTTCAATCTATGCTGTGCCAGAGCTTGAGGCTAATGCTGCAAACCTTGAAATGTCTCACGAGGCAGCTGTAGGTCAAATCGATGAAGAGGAGATTTATTACCTTACCTCAAGAGGACTTACTGAAGAGGAAGCAGCTTCCATGATTGTAAGAGGTTTCTTAAGCATGGATATTACAGGTCTTCCTGATGAATTGGCTGCTGAGACCCAAAGAATGATTGATATGAGTTTGGATGGTATGTAA